A stretch of DNA from Besnoitia besnoiti strain Bb-Ger1 chromosome II, whole genome shotgun sequence:
ACCATGAGGGAGTGGTGCCTCTGAACCACTGGCATAACCAGTCAGATTGActggcgcgctcgcgtccaCTGCGTCTGCCCCACTCGACACAGATGCCAGATGCGTGCTTAATCACCATGTGAAGTAGTAGTATCCTCTGTCTCCCAACCGCAAGCGCCATCTATCTCGTTCTGTGAGTGAGTACTGTGTATCTCTGAACAAATCTCTCTTTTGTGTTGAGCTGTTTTCCAGAGGACACGGAGGGAGCCATTAAGACCACAAGGCGCACTCCCACCAGCGCAACGCTAACGGTGTCTCGTTCGGAGAACGAGCGAAATACGGCAGAGGAGCCAGGTGACCCCAGATATGATCAACTATCGCCCGGCTCGCTGCTGGCCAGACGTATCACACTGCCAAACGGCAGGGAGACGTCGTACATACAGCTAGCGATCGAAAAGATGAGAAGAGAGGCTAGTTATATGCAGGAGTCATGGAGCGACAGGGTGCATTTCATATCCCGAAACATTGCAGTGCGCATGCTGCGGGAGAGGAATTTAAGTCCACATCCATCCCTGGTGCACAGTTGGGCTGTGAAAGCACGAAGGATGTATTCCTACATTTCGCCAATGCGTTTGCAAAGAGTCTCGGAACTGCGTGCTCAAGCTGATGAATTGGAGGCAAAGGCGCTGAAAGCTGGTTTATTATTATCGAGCTTGGAGGAGACACCCGACGGCGAGCATTACTCCACTCTACCGGGTGAGGGCGCTAAGCCCACAATATCCCACACAATTTGTCTCGTTCTGTCCTGTGGTGCGGGCGCTGAGACCGCTTTACTGAAGGGAACAACGCTCCAGTTATGCGGGCGGATTATGAAACAGCGTGGGAGAGACGGTAGTGTTCTCTTTTCAGAGGGTGTAATGGTTGGCGGCATGACGTCACTGCGCgaatgctccttccggaCAAACAATGGGTGGCATAATAATTTGCCAAACCTATTGCACTCAAACCACCAATGGTCCAGTAGTATGAATCCTGTATCTTCGTGTGGTGATGTCGTTTGGTAATACTGTGTCCGCCTGTCTGCCTCGATTGCACCAGGAATATCGACTACGTCCACCACCGGACAGGAAACATTTGCAGAGCTGGCCATCACCTATCTACGGAAGGAAGCCGAAAGGCTGCGGTCTGTTTGGGACCACGGTATAGAATATTTCGCGGCGCAGAATACAGCAGATCGCATGGTGCGCGACGCGGACCCAAATCCGACTTCAAGTACGTTGTACGACTGGAATCGCAGATCTAGAAGAGACTATAGAAAGTTCGTGAAAATAAGACTGAAAAAAGCCCAACAACTTGAAGCGCAAGCTTCAAAACTGGAGCAGGAGTTTCTTGCCCTAACATCTACGTCGTCTAGCGATGCAGCGCCAGCGTCAAGTGATCCTTCAGTTCCAAGTGAGTCGTTTGGTGCAGGAACTCTCTCGCGGCACGCTGGGCGGCATCTCAGTTGGTTGCTAGCTCACATGGTGTCCAAAATGGCACGGCTATGGCTTTCTAAGCCGGAATGTGACGGAGCATTCGGGTGGCTGAGCCTAGTTAGATTTTCCGACGGAAGGCTAACTTCTaggtcgctgctgcagccaagAGCGTCCCTGACGTCGGGTGTCATTTGCATGCAGAAAAATGTTCCGTCCAACAGGGGTTGCCGGGACCGGCGAGCAATGTAAGGGAGCATTTTGTGGGGTATCCCGCTGTGCGTTCCtcaggcctccgccgccgtgccgctgcctgcggaggagcCCCCCCACTTCCAACAGCTGTAACTGAGAGCCCTAGCGAAGACCAGTCGAGCCCGCCTGCAACATCGTCCCTGTGGATGGCTCCGGTAAACGCGCTTGATTTGCGCCTCCAAGGGTGGCCGGCTGTGGAGGGGCGCGAAGGCACCCGTAAGGCGAGTCAGTCACCCAGAAGCTCTCAACCGCAGAATCGAAAAGGCGAATGCGTGACGGAGACGCTTCCGGCGAAAACAGTCGCACGAAGAGAACGTCAGAACGAGAGCCACCCGTTAGTGGAACGTGAAGGACGCAAAAGCCAGACCAAGGGATCTGAAACAAAGGCTGCTGCAAAAAGGCAATCTCACGGCAATGAACACATGCCAAATAGAAGGCAAAAAGAGGGAGACATGAACCTGCCGCCTCCGAGGGGAGTCACTATCCACACTCAAGGTCAGGATGACTGCTGTCCGGTCGAGAAGATCTCAAAGTCTACGCTTCCTCATGTGCCGCAACAGGATGGCGCGTTCCCAATCGAGTCCTCTTTGCAAATACAGTGCGAGCGGCCCCAGGTCACGTCTGCAGTCGTGGCCGATTTGCAACAAAGTGACGCATTGCAGTCTGCCTCGACAATGCCTCTGCCGAGTCCGCTTGAAAAACCGCGCGCCCTCACAGGCGTTCTCCCAACAGCTATCACTTGCCCGCAGTCTGCCTGCTCGGCACCTGCACCCACTCGCAGCTGCTCTTCTCAGCACGCGGAGTCTCGAGTCGTGCAAGTGGCTGACGGGTTGAACCAGCTGACAGTTCCGTTATCGCTGAACCCGGCCGTCCCTACAAGTCTGTTTGAACCGCTTCCGTCCTCTCATTTGCCTTTGAAGAaacggcgccttcgcgatGCTCTGTGGCGTTATGCAGAGCTCGCCTCAACCGAAGGGAATCTCTCTCTTGATGCTGCACCACCCTGCGGGGATTCACCAAGCAGTTAAACCTGGGTGCCGTGTCCCTCTGGCTGAATTGCCGAAGCGGTAACCGAGAGGGGCCGTAGTGGAGCTAATCGATTACCCAGTTATGTGCAGTGCCATCGCCCGCTCGCCTGTCGGTCCCGAATGTGACTGTGCTCTCGGTTCACGTG
This window harbors:
- a CDS encoding hypothetical protein (encoded by transcript BESB_037590), producing the protein MPPSPLTDGTLPAKTLRRGAGKIAAALSGKRTMASHNYHWLEAVCVQQRLTLLSPCVSLYLGTAGLFRAVLAADAPGIQAVTSDSQTRGKAGVRGGLTRREQQQIPACAGLASFQIDTVDDSHVSRAAPRGPQSRVGSERAMRWQEPPRTGAAAAECGVAQFTEVPGRGPVTYGQLAIETLRDWAQEIHRQWESRERYVQSAIGRRMLAQKEPPTRSQLEKWDKESRRRHAQYSLTRLIQATRSMKQAEEIEQRLLAAGVPFTISEETSPMTPGCNQRHFDAPGTNTASTKGTLSKRGAAGACAEGYNLFTAAGQRKCLQLALDKSKRQATALKQKWDSEDGFVSLFVAERLKNRMCLNPSHRQLTMWRHQARATYSRERARSKITIANVEGRIAAGVRLLSLISPADEGPDQGVSEEAGVVARRKRHHSVDGSPKDTEGAIKTTRRTPTSATLTVSRSENERNTAEEPVRMLRERNLSPHPSLVHSWAVKARRMYSYISPMRLQRVSELRAQADELEAKALKAGLLLSSLEETPDGEHYSTLPGISTTSTTGQETFAELAITYLRKEAERLRSVWDHGIEYFAAQNTADRMVRDADPNPTSSTLYDWNRRSRRDYRKFVKIRLKKAQQLEAQASKLEQEFLALTSTSSSDAAPASSDPSVPSLRRRAAACGGAPPLPTAVTESPSEDQSSPPATSSLWMAPVNALDLRLQGWPAVEGREGTRKASQSPRSSQPQNRKGECVTETLPAKTVARRERQNESHPLVEREGRKSQTKGSETKAAAKRQSHGNEHMPNRRQKEGDMNLPPPRGVTIHTQGQDDCCPVEKISKSTLPHVPQQDGAFPIESSLQIQCERPQVTSAVVADLQQSDALQSASTMPLPSPLEKPRALTGVLPTAITCPQSACSAPAPTRSCSSQHAESRVVQVADGLNQLTVPLSLNPAVPTSLFEPLPSSHLPLKKRRLRDALWRYAELASTEGNLSLDAAPPCGDSPSS